The genomic window CCGCACGCTCGGGCGAAGGCCATCCCGATTCCGTCGGTCTCCGTCGAATAGGCGCTGTTTAGCGAGGGCTGGCCGTTTTGATTCCTTCGGACTGGCGGGAAGGTAGCAACTTTGCAAAAGACCTCAGCGCGCTTTTCTGATTTCCTTAGTTTGTGGGAGTGTCGGGGTCCGACCGATCAGCCTGGCAAGGGTCATGCGGGCTTGTCTGCCTCGCCGTGGCTGCCATCGAGGTCTTACGGCACCCGCGGTGGCCCGGTGGACCATCCCGAGGTTCAAGGTCCCTTCGGGACGAATCCCTCGGCGCGATCGCGGCGGTTGCCTCGTCCATGGCGTCATGGCTGGTCAGGAGGGTCGGCCGGTGAGCTTCGAGCATGCCGATCCCGCGGGATGTCCGGTGCGAACTTTCGCGTATTTCGATTCGCGAATTGAAATTGCATTCCGGGGCCGATATTCCTGTCACCTTGCGAAGTCTGGTGATCCTGTTCAGGTCGCACGCAAAAAGACGGGGGGCGGGCGGTTCAACCACTGCCCGTGGTATTCGCCGTTGGGCCGCCCGGCTCATTCTGAATCCGCCACCCCAGGCTAACTTTCGCAACGCTATCCTTGAATTGTGATGCCGGCCCGGGGGTATGCCGGGTCGCGAGCCCGCGTGGGTCGCAAGAGTGAGGACGGGTGCCGCCCGGGGGCGGTGTCCGGGGTCCGGGGAAGCCGTGGGAATCGTCCGAACATTTGCCGGATAGGAGCGTGTGTGGCCATGAGCTCCGTTGTGCCCATCAAGCGGCGGCGGCCCGTCATCATCATCGTCACGCTGGTCATCGCCGCCGCCGTCACCGGCGTCCTGGGGATGTCGGCCTTGGGCCATGACCTGCTGCCGGCCCAGCAGATGCGCCCCGTCCATGAGTTCGTGCACCTCGTCGGCATGAAGGCCATGCGGCTGAAAGAGTCGCTCGTCGGGATGTTCGGGTCCTATCTCCGCAAGCACGAGGAGGAGGTCCACAAGGAGCACAGCCGGATCGTCGTCACCAGCCCCAAGATCCAGGACGTGGTGCTCACCGAGTCCTTCGTCTGCCAGATCCGCTCCCAGCGCCACATCGAGGTCCGCGCGCTGGAGGGGGGGTACCTCCAGAAGATCTGGATCCGGGAGGGCCAGTCGGTGAAGGAAGGCGACGCGATGTTCAAGATCCTCCCCGTCCTCTACGAGGCCAAGCTCGCGGCCGAGAAGGCGGAGGCCGACGTCGCCCGGATGAAGTGGCAATTCGCCGACACCCTCGCGCAGAAGCAGGTCATCTCGCCGAACGAGGTGGAGCTGGCCAAGGCGGAGCGGCAGAAGGCCCAGGCGAAGGCGGACCTGGCCCAGCGCGAGCTGAACTTCACCAACGTCAACGCACCCTTCGGCGGCATCGTGGACCGCCTGCTCCAGCGGGAAGGCAGCCTCATCAAGGAAGGCGACATCCTCACGACGCTGGCCGACAACAGCGTCATGTGGGTCTACTTCAACGTCCCGGAGCGGTACTACCTCGATTACATGGCCACGCGGGCGCGGCACGAGAAGGAGGACCGGATCGAGCTCGTGCTGGCCAACGGCCAGACCTTCCCCCAGGCCGGCACCATCGGCGCGATCGAGGCGGACTTCAACAACGAGAACGGGAACATCAAGTTCCGGGCGGACTTCCCCAACCCGGACGCCCTGCTGCGCCACGGCCAGACCGGCACCATCAAGGTCCGCCGGCCGATGAAGGACGCGGTCCTCATCCCCCAGCGGGCGACGTTCGACATCCTCGACAAGCAATACGCCTGGGTGCTCGACCAGGATGACGTCGCCCACCAGACGCTGATCACGATCCAGAACGTCCTCGAGGACGTGTTCGTCATCAAGAGCGGGCTCACCGTGAAGGACAGGTTCGTCCTGGAGGGCGTCCGGCAGGTCGAGGAGGGCGCGAAGGTCGAGTACGACTTCATGGATCCGGCGGAGGCCCTGAAGAACCAGAAGTTCCACGCGGAATAGCACCCCCCCCCGCGACCCGGACGACGTCGAACCCGAAGAGGCCCCGCCCGAACCATGTTCACGAAAATCCTCCACCGGCCGGCGCTCGCGATGGTCATCTCGATCATCCTCCTGTTCCTGGGGGTCCTCGGGATCGAGACCCTGCCGATCGCGCAGTTCCCCGACATCGCGCCGCCGACCGTCATGGTGTCCATCTCCTACCCCGGCGCCAGCGCGAACGTCCTGGTGGAGTCCGTCCTGATCCCGCTGGAGCAGTCCATCAACGGGGTCCAGAACATGCGCTTCATCACCTCGTCGGCGACCAGCGCCGGCGAGGCGGCGATCATCATCTACTTCGAGCCGGGCACGGATCCGAACATCAACGTCGTGAACGTGCAGAACCGGGTGAACATAGTCCTGTTCCAGCTCCCCCCCCTGGTGGTCCGCGAGGGCATCCTCGTCAGCCAGGTGGTGCCGAGCATGCTGATGTACGTGAACATCTTCAGCACGGACCCGAATGCCGACCAGAAGGACCTCTTCAACTTCGCCAACGTCTACGTCATGCCCCGGCTCAAGCGGATCAAGGGCATGGGCATCCCCAGGAACCTGGGCAACCGCATCTTCGCCATGCGGGTCTGGCTGGACCCCGACCGCATGCGGGCCTACCGGGTGTCGGCCGACGAGGTCATGAAGGCCCTGTCGGAGCAGAGCATGATCGGCTCGCCGGGGCGGCTGGGCCAGGCCACCGGGCGGACCTCGCAGTCGAAGGAGTACGTGCTCACCTACATCGGCCGCTTCAACAAGCCGGAGCAGTACGGCAACATCATCCTGAAGGCGAACCCCGACGGCGAGCTCCTGCGGCTCCGCGACGTCGGCGAGGTCGAGCTCGGGCCCCAGTTCTTCGACATCTACTCCGACATCAACGGGCACCCCGCGGCGTCCGTCGTGCTCAAGCAGGCCCCCGGCTCCAACGCCGCCGAGGTGATCGAGGAGATCAAGTCGGAGCTGGAGAAGATCAAGAAGGAGTCGTTCACCCCCGGGATGGACTACGAGTTCGCCTACGACGTCTCCAAGTTCCTGGACGCCTCGATCGAGAAGGTGCTGCACACGCTGCTCGAGGCCTTCATCCTGGTGTCGCTCGTGGTGTACATGTTCCTCGGGGACCTCCGATCGACCCTGATCCCGACCATCGCCGTGCCGGTGTCGCTGGTGGGCACCTTCTTCGTCCTCCGGCTGTTCGGGCTGTCGATCAACCTCATCACGCTCTTCGCGATGGTCCTCGCGATCGGCGTGGTGGTGGACGACGCCATCGTCGTGGTCGAAGCGGTGCACGCCAAGATGGCGCAGAAACACTTGCCACCCCTCGAAGCGACCATGGAGGTCGTCCACGAGATCTCCGGCGCGATCATCGCCATCACGCTCGTGATGACGTCCGTGTTCGTCCCGGTGACGTTCATACCGGGCGCCGTCGGCACCTTCTACCGCGCCTTCGGGATCACGATGGCCACGTCCATCATCCTGTCCGGCCTGGTGGCCCTGACGCTGACGCCCGTGCTCTGCGCGATGATCCTCAAGCCCCACGACCATGCCGGGCCGGACCCGCACGCCGGCGAGGGGGACGAGGATCCCACCCCGGGCAAGGGCTACTCCCACCACCTCGGGGCCAACGGCGGGGCCGGCCACGACGCCGACGACCCCCACAATCGGATCTCCCCCCACCTCGGCGGGGCGTCGAAGCCGCGCGGCCTGGGCGTCCGGATCCTGCTGGCGATCGGCGGGCTCCTGGTCCTGGGCGGGATCACCTACATGGCGTACGAGCTCTGGGGGCCCGTCGGCTTCCTCCTCGTCCTGCTGCCGCTCGTCCGGAAGCCCTTCGACAGGGCCGTCGAGAAGGTCACGGAGGGCTACGCGGGGATCGTGCGGCGGATCGCCCGGTTCCGCACCCTGACCCTGCTGGTCGTCGGCGGGTTCGCCGCGGGGATCGTCGTCGTCAACACGCACCTCGCGACGGGCTTCATCCCGGGCGAGGACCAGGGCATCGTCTACGCCGTGCTCCAGACGCCCCCGGGCTCCACGCTCGAGTACACGAACGCGAAGTCCCAGGAGCTCGAGAAGATCGCCAAGGAGATCGAGGAGGTCTCGTC from Aquisphaera giovannonii includes these protein-coding regions:
- a CDS encoding efflux RND transporter periplasmic adaptor subunit; this encodes MSSVVPIKRRRPVIIIVTLVIAAAVTGVLGMSALGHDLLPAQQMRPVHEFVHLVGMKAMRLKESLVGMFGSYLRKHEEEVHKEHSRIVVTSPKIQDVVLTESFVCQIRSQRHIEVRALEGGYLQKIWIREGQSVKEGDAMFKILPVLYEAKLAAEKAEADVARMKWQFADTLAQKQVISPNEVELAKAERQKAQAKADLAQRELNFTNVNAPFGGIVDRLLQREGSLIKEGDILTTLADNSVMWVYFNVPERYYLDYMATRARHEKEDRIELVLANGQTFPQAGTIGAIEADFNNENGNIKFRADFPNPDALLRHGQTGTIKVRRPMKDAVLIPQRATFDILDKQYAWVLDQDDVAHQTLITIQNVLEDVFVIKSGLTVKDRFVLEGVRQVEEGAKVEYDFMDPAEALKNQKFHAE
- a CDS encoding efflux RND transporter permease subunit; this translates as MFTKILHRPALAMVISIILLFLGVLGIETLPIAQFPDIAPPTVMVSISYPGASANVLVESVLIPLEQSINGVQNMRFITSSATSAGEAAIIIYFEPGTDPNINVVNVQNRVNIVLFQLPPLVVREGILVSQVVPSMLMYVNIFSTDPNADQKDLFNFANVYVMPRLKRIKGMGIPRNLGNRIFAMRVWLDPDRMRAYRVSADEVMKALSEQSMIGSPGRLGQATGRTSQSKEYVLTYIGRFNKPEQYGNIILKANPDGELLRLRDVGEVELGPQFFDIYSDINGHPAASVVLKQAPGSNAAEVIEEIKSELEKIKKESFTPGMDYEFAYDVSKFLDASIEKVLHTLLEAFILVSLVVYMFLGDLRSTLIPTIAVPVSLVGTFFVLRLFGLSINLITLFAMVLAIGVVVDDAIVVVEAVHAKMAQKHLPPLEATMEVVHEISGAIIAITLVMTSVFVPVTFIPGAVGTFYRAFGITMATSIILSGLVALTLTPVLCAMILKPHDHAGPDPHAGEGDEDPTPGKGYSHHLGANGGAGHDADDPHNRISPHLGGASKPRGLGVRILLAIGGLLVLGGITYMAYELWGPVGFLLVLLPLVRKPFDRAVEKVTEGYAGIVRRIARFRTLTLLVVGGFAAGIVVVNTHLATGFIPGEDQGIVYAVLQTPPGSTLEYTNAKSQELEKIAKEIEEVSSVTSLAGYEVLTEGRGSNSGTCIINLKNWSERTRTARQLIVELEEKCSRMTNVKLEFFEPPAVPGFGTAGGISMLVLDMTFSANYQYLGEVTTKFMNALKKRKEVTNLFTFYAANYPQYELIVNNDVAMQKGVSIKAAMDNLNILIGSTWEQGFIRFNQFYKVFVQARPEFRRYPEDLDNLFVKNEKGDMVPYSAFMTLEKKQGLNEITRYNLFTSAAIQCAPAPGYSTGQAIQAIKEVGAETLPRGFEVGWSGLAYDEARKGNEAVYIFLIVVAFVYLVLVGQYESFILPLAVILSLPVGVFGSFFFLRLMGLANDVYAQIGLVMLVGLLGKNAILIVEFAVQRRLEGASFLDAAVDGAKLRFRPIQMTSFAFIAGLLPLVVATGAGAIGNRTIGTTGAGGMLVGTVFGVLIIPGLYYLFGKLSGGQKKLLVTESSSPLSEVPERDAVGAHHENGHAS